A single window of Qipengyuania sediminis DNA harbors:
- a CDS encoding SDR family oxidoreductase — protein sequence MAGRVAGKLALVTGAAQGLGAAQARMLARHGARVLATDVNAAGAEATAAAIEAECGPGTGFACPLDVTQPEQWGAAVEAAHDKLGGLSVLVHNAGVGVRGNIETCTYEEWKRGFAINVDSVFLGCQAALPLMKEHQPGSIVTISSIAGLIASDTMPGYNASKAAVWMLTKSIALHCAKMGWNIRCNSVHPTFIDTPILDGMVGPGREKSVIMDKLARQIPLKRVGEPDDIANGVLYLASDESKFMTGAELKLDGGISAM from the coding sequence ATGGCAGGACGCGTGGCTGGCAAGCTCGCCCTGGTGACCGGGGCGGCGCAGGGGCTTGGCGCGGCGCAGGCGCGGATGCTGGCGCGGCATGGTGCCCGCGTGCTCGCAACCGATGTAAACGCGGCCGGGGCCGAGGCAACCGCCGCCGCGATAGAGGCCGAATGCGGCCCCGGCACCGGTTTCGCCTGCCCGCTCGACGTGACCCAGCCCGAGCAATGGGGGGCGGCCGTCGAAGCGGCGCATGACAAGCTGGGGGGACTCAGCGTGCTGGTCCACAACGCGGGCGTCGGCGTACGCGGCAATATCGAGACCTGCACTTACGAGGAGTGGAAGCGCGGCTTCGCCATCAATGTCGACAGCGTGTTCCTTGGCTGCCAGGCAGCGCTGCCGCTGATGAAGGAGCATCAGCCGGGCAGCATCGTCACCATTTCCAGTATCGCCGGGCTGATCGCGAGCGACACCATGCCGGGCTACAACGCCAGCAAGGCGGCGGTGTGGATGCTGACCAAGTCGATCGCGCTCCATTGCGCGAAGATGGGGTGGAACATCCGCTGCAACAGCGTGCATCCGACCTTCATCGACACCCCGATCCTCGACGGAATGGTCGGACCGGGGCGCGAAAAGTCGGTCATCATGGACAAGCTCGCCCGCCAGATCCCGCTGAAGCGCGTGGGCGAGCCCGACGATATCGCCAATGGGGTGCTTTATCTCGCGAGCGACGAGAGCAAGTTCATGACCGGGGCGGAGCTGAAGCTCGACGGCGGCATATCGGCCATGTGA
- a CDS encoding PspC domain-containing protein has translation MSRLPVRSAGAGGGFRLNRRDGKVMGVSAGIADWSGMPVGFVRIAFVLGALFSLGTAALIYLAIGLIAD, from the coding sequence ATGAGCCGCCTCCCCGTCCGATCCGCCGGTGCCGGCGGCGGCTTCCGCCTCAATCGCCGCGACGGCAAGGTCATGGGCGTTTCCGCCGGGATCGCCGATTGGAGCGGCATGCCGGTCGGCTTCGTGCGGATCGCCTTCGTGCTCGGCGCGCTCTTCAGCCTCGGCACCGCGGCGCTGATCTACCTCGCGATCGGGCTGATCGCAGACTGA
- the recF gene encoding DNA replication/repair protein RecF (All proteins in this family for which functions are known are DNA-binding proteins that assist the filamentation of RecA onto DNA for the initiation of recombination or recombinational repair.) has product MALTGISLADFRNHADTTLRGAKTLNLLVGANGAGKTNVLEALSLLAPGRGLRRASPPTMARQGGTGGFAVGASLAGEGEVRLGTLTRPDAPARRLLSVNGAAASGAQIAEWLSVGWLTPAMDQLFAAPPGERRRYLDRLALALTPGHAVHALRYERALRERNRLLGGDRPPEPGWLNAIEAQMADAGSLLAQGRGALVDALMGEVVRHGEDPFPRPALTYAPGGPVGRDELSQALHDGRTRDRTAGRTLTGPHRDDLDVQYAAKRMPAAASSTGEQKALLVAITLAHAALAAKGRPALLLLDEVAAHLDPARRAALFARLADSGTQVWMTGTELAPFAAVAPDAAVWEIASGAAMPL; this is encoded by the coding sequence ATGGCTTTGACGGGCATCAGTCTCGCCGATTTCCGCAATCACGCGGATACCACGCTGCGCGGGGCGAAGACGCTCAACCTCCTTGTCGGCGCAAACGGAGCGGGCAAAACCAATGTGCTGGAAGCGTTGTCGCTGCTCGCCCCGGGGCGGGGTTTGCGCAGGGCAAGTCCGCCCACGATGGCGCGGCAGGGCGGAACGGGCGGTTTTGCGGTGGGGGCGAGCCTTGCCGGCGAAGGCGAAGTGCGGCTCGGCACTCTCACCCGGCCCGATGCGCCGGCCCGAAGGTTGCTCAGCGTGAACGGCGCAGCGGCGAGCGGGGCGCAAATCGCCGAATGGCTCTCGGTCGGCTGGCTGACTCCGGCGATGGACCAGCTCTTCGCCGCCCCGCCGGGGGAGCGGCGGCGCTACCTCGACCGGTTGGCGCTGGCGCTTACCCCTGGCCATGCGGTCCATGCGCTGCGCTACGAACGGGCGCTGCGCGAACGCAACCGACTGCTGGGCGGCGACCGGCCGCCCGAGCCGGGCTGGCTGAACGCGATCGAGGCGCAGATGGCGGATGCCGGGTCCCTGCTGGCTCAGGGGCGCGGTGCGCTGGTCGATGCGCTGATGGGGGAGGTGGTGCGGCATGGCGAGGACCCCTTCCCCCGCCCGGCCTTGACCTATGCGCCCGGCGGCCCGGTCGGGCGCGATGAGCTCAGCCAGGCCCTCCACGATGGGCGGACGCGCGACCGGACGGCGGGGCGCACGCTTACAGGCCCTCATCGTGACGACTTGGACGTACAATACGCGGCGAAACGCATGCCGGCCGCCGCGAGCTCCACCGGCGAGCAGAAGGCGTTGCTGGTGGCGATCACGCTCGCCCATGCCGCGCTCGCGGCGAAGGGCCGCCCCGCGCTTCTGCTGCTCGACGAGGTGGCGGCGCATCTCGACCCCGCCCGGCGCGCAGCCCTGTTTGCCAGGCTTGCCGACAGCGGCACTCAGGTATGGATGACCGGGACCGAGCTTGCCCCCTTCGCCGCTGTCGCCCCCGATGCCGCGGTGTGGGAAATCGCGAGCGGCGCGGCGATGCCCCTTTAG
- a CDS encoding arylesterase → MRVPPSSIGLAALALAGCEQPAERSAAAPAGAASVTPAPARLAPVAGPEQRILAFGDSLFAGYGVGKANSYPAQLEAALRAEGRNVRVVNAGISGDTTAAGRQRLAFTLDAQQPAPDLVLLELGANDMLRALPPAETRANLTAMLDELRSRGIPVLLMGMRAPPNFGPDYQRGFDAIYRELGARPGVTLVPFWLETIYRRPELFQADRLHPTSKGLGVLVEATKEAVAEALPPPRGDVRTAA, encoded by the coding sequence ATGCGTGTGCCCCCTTCGTCGATCGGCTTGGCTGCGCTGGCGCTCGCGGGGTGCGAGCAGCCGGCCGAGCGGTCCGCGGCCGCGCCCGCCGGGGCCGCCTCCGTCACGCCCGCCCCCGCCCGGCTTGCACCCGTCGCCGGACCCGAGCAGCGCATTCTCGCCTTCGGCGACAGCCTGTTCGCGGGCTATGGCGTCGGCAAGGCGAACAGCTACCCGGCGCAGCTCGAAGCGGCCTTGCGAGCTGAGGGGCGCAATGTGCGCGTGGTCAACGCGGGAATTTCCGGCGATACCACCGCGGCAGGCCGCCAGCGGCTCGCCTTCACGCTCGATGCGCAACAGCCTGCGCCCGATCTCGTGCTGCTGGAGCTCGGCGCGAACGACATGCTGCGCGCGCTACCTCCGGCCGAGACCCGGGCGAACCTCACCGCCATGCTGGATGAGCTTCGGTCTCGGGGTATTCCGGTGCTGTTGATGGGCATGCGCGCGCCCCCCAATTTCGGCCCCGATTATCAGCGCGGTTTCGATGCGATCTACCGCGAGCTGGGCGCACGGCCAGGGGTGACGCTGGTTCCCTTCTGGCTCGAAACGATCTACCGCCGCCCCGAACTCTTTCAGGCTGATCGGCTGCATCCGACGAGCAAGGGCCTCGGCGTGCTCGTCGAAGCGACAAAAGAGGCGGTCGCGGAGGCACTGCCCCCGCCGCGGGGTGACGTCCGCACCGCTGCCTAA
- a CDS encoding ABC transporter ATP-binding protein translates to MTPSDKAPAAISARNLTLTLGTPQAPVPILKGIDLEIAGGETVALLGPSGSGKSSLMAVLTGLERASGGELTVAGADFGTMGEEALARARRGRIGIVLQAFHLLPTMTALENVATPMELAGEADAQPRAAAELAAVGLGHRLDHYPQQLSGGEQQRVAIARATAPRPALLFADEPTGNLDGKTGQTIVDLLLERRAETGATLIVITHDADLAARCARIVTLADGVIASDVTT, encoded by the coding sequence GTGACCCCAAGCGACAAGGCTCCGGCCGCGATTTCCGCCCGCAATCTCACCCTGACGCTCGGCACGCCGCAAGCCCCGGTGCCGATCCTGAAAGGCATCGATCTCGAAATCGCGGGCGGCGAGACGGTCGCGCTGCTCGGCCCCTCGGGCTCTGGCAAAAGCTCCCTGATGGCGGTGTTGACCGGGCTCGAACGCGCCAGTGGCGGCGAGTTGACGGTCGCGGGGGCGGACTTCGGCACCATGGGCGAGGAGGCGCTCGCCCGGGCGCGGCGCGGTCGCATCGGGATCGTGCTCCAGGCCTTCCACCTCCTCCCCACCATGACCGCGCTTGAGAATGTAGCGACGCCGATGGAGCTTGCGGGGGAAGCCGATGCGCAGCCGCGCGCCGCGGCGGAGCTTGCTGCCGTCGGTCTCGGCCACCGGCTCGATCACTACCCGCAACAGCTGTCGGGCGGCGAGCAGCAGCGGGTCGCCATCGCGCGCGCCACCGCGCCACGCCCCGCGCTGCTGTTCGCGGACGAGCCGACGGGAAACCTCGACGGCAAGACCGGCCAGACGATCGTCGATCTGCTGCTCGAACGCCGCGCCGAAACCGGGGCGACGCTTATCGTCATCACCCATGACGCCGATCTTGCCGCCCGCTGCGCCCGGATCGTGACGCTGGCGGACGGCGTGATCGCGAGCGACGTCACCACGTGA